A stretch of Acropora palmata chromosome 9, jaAcrPala1.3, whole genome shotgun sequence DNA encodes these proteins:
- the LOC141893358 gene encoding cation channel sperm-associated protein 3-like, which produces MFPNLNQATLEILRKRKSPKRRADDKFHRFIQKITTSSLFNSFIMVMIVLNALVIGFETVEEYKQAHSNVFKALDEFFLAIYTMEFLMKLYAEPRGYWKSSYNIFDFSILALSYVQVIMDELNVGDKILTPLRLLRVTRTLRTISFIEGLQVLVMALIDTIRNSVLNVVILLTMLMAFFAVVGYYIFGYDEETGDKENWGTLSTAMLTLFTFVTVDGWTEIQKDLDKRPYSQWFTIIFIFLGHFIFMNLFIGIIIMNIHEATEKFIAHQRQEREAVLQMKKDFLYQRQHDDVRRMLEKQKNSQYRNFEEMTHSFQQTLRHDDFVIMSDPCTNLTWIEAYLTTSDHLDIYMHRCQQIQFQIANVLADMAEMNMNEKEQEPSSSSPGHLQSFKTKAKASGISKKMSS; this is translated from the exons TTACG GAAACGAAAAAGTCCAAAGCGTCGTGCAGATGACAAATTTCATAGATTCATACAGAAAATAACAACG AGTTCACTATTTAACAGTTTTATCATGGTTATGATTGTACTGAATGCCTTAGTTATTGGCTTTGAAACAGTGGAGGAATATAAGCAAGCACATAGCAATGTGTTCAAAGCATTGGATGAGTTTTTCCTTGCAATATACACCATGGAGTTTCTAATGAAGCTTTATGCTGAACCCAGAGGTTATTGGAAAAGCAGTTATAACATATTTGACTTCTCTATACTGGCACTTTCATATGTTCAAGTCATTATGGATGAACTTAATGTTGGAGATAAGATTCTCACACCTTTGAGACTCTTAAGAG TTACTCGTACACTGCGTACCATATCCTTCATTGAGGGTCTCCAGGTCCTCGTCATGGCTTTGATTGACACCATACGCAATTCTGTACTCAATGTGGTAATTCTCCTGACAATGCTGATGGCGTTCTTTGCTGTGGTTGGTTATTATATATTTGGTTACGATGAGGAAACTGGTGACAAAGAGAACTGGGGAACACTCAGCACAGCAATGTTGACACTGTTTACCTTTGTGACT GTTGATGGCTGGACAGAGATTCAGAAGGACTTGGACAAAAGACCATACAGCCAGTGGTTCACAATCATCTTTATTTTCCTGGGTCACTTTATCTTCATGAATTTGTTCATtggtataattattatg AATATCCATGAGGCAACTGAGAAGTTTATTGCTCATCAGAGACAGGAAAGGGAAGCTGTTTTACAG ATGAAAAAGGATTTTCTCTATCAACGTCAACACGATGATGTCAGACGAATGTTAGAAAAACAG aaAAACAGTCAGTATAGAAACTTTGAGGAGATGACTCACAGCTTTCAACAAACTCTGAGACATGATGACTTTGTGATTATGAGTGATCCCTGCACCAATTTAACTTGGATCGAGGCATATCTTACCACTTCAGATCACCTGGATATTTATATGCACAG ATGCCAACAGATTCAATTTCAAATTGCCAATGTTCTGGCAGACATGGCAGAGATGAATATGAATGAGAAGGAACAAGAACCATCATCATCTTCACCAGGACACTTGCAgtcattcaaaacaaaagcaaaggcTTCTGGGATTTCCAAAAAGATGTCTTCttaa